A single Pseudomonas putida DNA region contains:
- a CDS encoding LTA synthase family protein — protein MKNLQGPPRTRLLALATLVLVIPLVMRALLGWSSPYGYLSDLALGSLLVLLLQRRPWWLALPVLLAWASLWVASAELVSAVGRLPNSADLGYLFDPQFMENSTGGGLAHAWLPALLAGGLLVWLGSAWRSRRQPGAKLARKVWAIPALLFAAHWGSQHLAPSDADQWRQYNLSHQLLSAAAGDLQRHVQHWAGQAPTVTPLPSAGLTQHDLSGQKLLAAPGRARNLLVITLEGIPGAYVRPNRQALHSRFDEDLMPKLSQWAERGMNTPDYVLHTHQTIRGLYAMLCGDYDKLANGTPKGVELLTQQQRNQACLPAQLRQAGFSTHYLQGAGLRFMAKDRIMPHIGFDSVNGLEWFSNKNYLEFPWGKDDRAFFEGALDYVGQLRQQDRPWMLTLLTVGTHQPYSAPDDYLQRYDTAKQAAVAYLDDAIGAFLDNLERQGVLKDTLVVVTSDESHGIDGVRLASSWGFNLTLAPEQAQLPHIKHGTYGHIDLATSLLDYFALPIPLALGGRSLYRDYDSGREMISYTNGMLRYHDGKGVFTECDFQQRCRRYDSPGFIADQARYLGTGDSNLGAQIGALAGVLDQSLLQTPLNLRYQFGGPSAIQLQARIRDDWADNLIGAQYLEMPEGSHTRVRVKVRALDPQHAAYIQLKAKELEQDVPLGLPEEIQVTTDKPLEMEFGFDNPTLRKAFSFHLLGYGGGEVEVSDFSVITALPGEEEPLEDLSDGHIAQSS, from the coding sequence GTGAAGAACCTGCAAGGCCCACCACGCACCCGGCTTCTCGCCCTGGCAACACTGGTGCTGGTGATCCCCCTGGTCATGCGCGCCCTGCTGGGTTGGTCCAGCCCGTATGGCTACCTGTCTGACCTGGCACTGGGCAGCCTGCTGGTGCTGCTGTTGCAGCGCCGCCCATGGTGGCTGGCGCTGCCGGTGCTGCTGGCCTGGGCCTCACTGTGGGTGGCTTCGGCCGAACTGGTCAGCGCCGTTGGCAGGTTGCCGAACAGCGCCGACCTGGGTTATCTGTTCGACCCGCAGTTCATGGAGAACTCGACCGGTGGCGGCCTGGCCCATGCCTGGCTGCCGGCGTTGCTGGCGGGTGGCCTGCTGGTCTGGCTGGGCAGCGCCTGGCGCAGTCGCAGGCAACCCGGCGCAAAGCTTGCGCGCAAGGTCTGGGCCATCCCGGCGCTGCTGTTCGCTGCACACTGGGGCAGCCAGCACCTGGCACCCAGCGACGCCGACCAATGGCGCCAGTACAACCTGTCCCATCAGTTGCTGTCTGCCGCCGCCGGCGACCTGCAACGTCACGTCCAGCACTGGGCGGGCCAGGCGCCCACGGTCACGCCGCTGCCAAGTGCAGGCCTGACCCAGCATGACCTGAGCGGGCAAAAACTGCTGGCGGCACCAGGCCGCGCGCGCAACCTGCTGGTCATCACCCTGGAGGGCATCCCTGGCGCCTATGTGCGCCCTAACCGCCAGGCCTTGCACAGCCGTTTCGACGAAGACCTGATGCCAAAGCTCAGCCAATGGGCCGAGCGTGGCATGAACACCCCGGATTACGTGTTGCACACGCACCAGACCATCCGTGGCCTGTACGCGATGCTGTGCGGTGACTACGACAAGCTGGCCAACGGTACGCCAAAGGGAGTCGAGCTGCTCACCCAGCAGCAGCGCAACCAGGCTTGCCTGCCGGCACAACTGCGCCAGGCCGGCTTCAGCACCCACTACTTGCAAGGCGCAGGCCTGCGCTTCATGGCCAAGGACCGGATCATGCCGCATATCGGCTTCGACTCGGTCAACGGGCTTGAGTGGTTCAGCAACAAGAACTACCTGGAGTTCCCATGGGGCAAGGATGATCGGGCGTTCTTCGAAGGGGCGCTGGATTATGTTGGTCAGTTGCGCCAGCAGGACCGCCCCTGGATGCTCACCTTGCTGACCGTGGGCACCCACCAGCCCTACTCCGCCCCGGATGATTACCTGCAGCGTTACGACACCGCCAAGCAAGCGGCAGTCGCCTACCTTGATGATGCGATCGGCGCATTCCTCGACAACCTCGAACGCCAGGGCGTGCTCAAGGACACGCTGGTGGTGGTGACCTCGGATGAATCCCACGGTATCGATGGCGTGCGCCTGGCCTCGTCCTGGGGCTTCAACCTGACCCTGGCGCCTGAGCAGGCACAACTGCCACACATCAAGCACGGGACCTACGGCCACATCGACCTGGCCACTTCCCTGCTCGACTATTTTGCCCTGCCAATCCCGCTCGCCCTCGGCGGGCGCTCGCTGTACCGCGATTACGACAGCGGCCGTGAGATGATTTCCTATACCAACGGCATGCTGCGCTACCACGATGGCAAGGGCGTGTTCACCGAATGCGATTTCCAGCAGCGCTGCCGCCGCTACGACAGCCCAGGCTTCATCGCCGACCAGGCCAGGTACCTCGGCACCGGCGACAGCAACCTCGGCGCTCAGATCGGCGCGCTGGCCGGCGTGCTCGACCAGTCCTTGCTGCAAACCCCGCTCAACCTGCGATACCAGTTCGGCGGCCCGTCCGCCATCCAATTGCAGGCACGCATCCGCGACGACTGGGCCGACAACCTGATCGGCGCGCAGTACCTGGAAATGCCCGAGGGCTCGCACACGCGTGTACGGGTCAAGGTGCGTGCGCTGGACCCTCAGCACGCCGCCTATATCCAGCTCAAGGCCAAGGAGCTGGAGCAGGATGTGCCACTGGGGTTGCCCGAGGAGATCCAGGTAACTACCGACAAACCGCTGGAAATGGAATTCGGCTTCGATAACCCGACCCTGCGCAAGGCGTTTTCCTTCCACCTGCTCGGTTATGGCGGCGGCGAAGTCGAGGTCAGTGATTTCAGCGTGATTACCGCGCTACCCGGCGAAGAAGAACCGCTGGAAGACTTGTCTGACGGGCATATCGCCCAATCCAGCTGA
- a CDS encoding sigma-54 dependent transcriptional regulator, producing the protein MHETAALRRLLIVDPCDDCHRLLPGLESAGWEVHSCSLDLALEHRCDIGVLRLQASHLRHPDAVKDMIKRSNTEWIAVINAEQLRMQNVGDFVCEWFFDFHTLPFDFSRVLVTLGRAFGMARLRGKGAVRVDGLEHELLGDSRPILELRKLLGKLAPTESPVLIRGESGTGKELVARTLHRQSQRSEMPFVAINCGAIPENLIQSELFGHEKGAFTGAHQRKVGRIEAAHGGTLFLDEIGDLPLELQANLLRFLQEKHIERVGGSQPIPVDVRVLAATHMDLEKAIEHGRFREDLYYRLNVLQVVTAPLRDRHGDLSMLANHFSHFYSLETGRRPRSFSDHALAAMGRHNWPGNVRELANRVRRGLVLAEGRQIEAQDLGLQGLEQEDQPLGTLEDYKHRAERQALCDVLDRHSNNMSIAAKVLGVSRPTFYRLLHKHQIR; encoded by the coding sequence GCCACCGTCTGTTACCCGGCCTGGAGAGTGCCGGCTGGGAAGTTCACAGCTGTAGCCTGGACCTGGCCCTGGAGCACCGATGCGATATAGGCGTGTTGCGCCTGCAGGCCTCGCACCTGCGCCATCCGGATGCGGTCAAGGACATGATCAAGCGCAGCAATACCGAGTGGATCGCCGTGATCAATGCCGAGCAGCTGCGCATGCAGAATGTCGGTGACTTTGTCTGCGAGTGGTTTTTCGACTTTCATACCTTGCCGTTCGACTTTTCCCGCGTGCTGGTGACGCTTGGGCGGGCTTTTGGTATGGCCCGCCTGCGCGGCAAGGGCGCGGTGAGGGTAGATGGGCTGGAACACGAACTGTTGGGTGACAGCCGGCCGATCCTGGAATTGCGCAAATTGCTCGGCAAACTGGCACCGACCGAGTCCCCGGTGCTCATTCGTGGTGAGAGCGGCACGGGCAAGGAGTTGGTGGCGCGCACGTTGCACCGGCAATCACAGCGCAGCGAAATGCCGTTCGTCGCTATCAATTGCGGGGCGATACCTGAAAACCTGATCCAGTCCGAGCTGTTCGGGCATGAGAAAGGGGCGTTTACCGGTGCCCACCAGCGCAAGGTCGGGCGTATCGAGGCGGCCCATGGCGGGACCTTGTTCCTCGATGAAATTGGCGACCTGCCCCTGGAGTTGCAGGCTAACTTGCTGCGTTTCCTGCAAGAAAAGCACATCGAGCGGGTGGGTGGCAGCCAGCCGATACCGGTCGACGTGCGGGTACTGGCGGCAACCCATATGGACCTGGAAAAAGCCATCGAGCATGGGCGCTTTCGTGAAGACCTATACTACCGGCTCAACGTGCTGCAGGTTGTCACCGCGCCACTGCGTGACCGGCATGGCGACCTGTCGATGCTGGCCAACCACTTTTCGCATTTCTATAGCCTGGAAACAGGCCGCAGGCCGCGGTCATTCAGTGATCACGCGCTGGCAGCGATGGGGCGCCACAACTGGCCAGGCAATGTGCGTGAGCTGGCCAACCGGGTAAGGCGCGGGCTGGTGCTGGCCGAAGGGCGCCAGATCGAGGCCCAGGACCTTGGCCTGCAGGGCCTGGAGCAGGAAGATCAGCCCCTGGGCACCCTGGAAGACTACAAGCACCGGGCCGAACGCCAGGCGCTGTGCGATGTACTAGACCGGCACAGTAACAACATGAGCATTGCCGCGAAGGTGCTTGGGGTATCGCGGCCGACGTTCTACCGGCTGCTGCACAAGCACCAGATTCGCTGA